The following are encoded together in the Lachnospiraceae bacterium genome:
- a CDS encoding GTP-sensing pleiotropic transcriptional regulator CodY, protein MTEEILLKNMRSLNRMMQRAGILKPVYEELCAMCAEMLDASALLADREGKIMCVYQNRQHTGSSFEGLCKEECLEENCASSLNRVLDTWEDAKAEKFGFPKGEGQQYTVMLPLESGAERIGTLIFQRAGENFETLEIAVMEFAAALICVNYAQVITADKEKERQQAEICRGALASLSYSELEASISIFDQLGGREGMLVASKIADSQGITRSVIVNALRKFESAGIIESRSLGMKGTYIKVVNPTLFEEMEKYIER, encoded by the coding sequence ATGACAGAAGAAATCTTGTTAAAGAATATGCGCAGTTTAAATCGCATGATGCAAAGGGCGGGAATTTTAAAGCCGGTATACGAGGAGCTCTGCGCTATGTGTGCCGAAATGCTGGATGCCAGCGCGCTTCTGGCAGATAGAGAAGGGAAAATTATGTGTGTGTATCAAAACAGGCAGCACACAGGCAGTTCTTTTGAAGGGCTGTGCAAGGAGGAGTGCCTGGAGGAGAACTGTGCCAGTTCTTTAAATAGGGTGCTGGATACATGGGAAGATGCTAAAGCAGAAAAATTTGGATTCCCCAAAGGAGAGGGACAGCAATATACAGTCATGCTTCCTTTGGAGAGCGGTGCTGAAAGGATAGGGACATTGATTTTTCAAAGAGCAGGCGAGAATTTTGAGACGCTGGAAATAGCGGTCATGGAATTCGCGGCAGCGCTGATTTGTGTTAACTATGCACAGGTTATTACGGCAGATAAGGAAAAGGAGCGTCAGCAGGCTGAGATTTGCCGCGGGGCGCTGGCGAGCCTCTCGTATTCTGAACTGGAGGCTTCTATCAGTATTTTCGATCAGCTGGGCGGAAGAGAAGGCATGCTGGTTGCCAGCAAAATAGCCGATAGCCAGGGGATTACCCGCAGTGTGATCGTCAATGCGCTGCGCAAATTTGAAAGTGCAGGCATCATCGAGTCCAGATCCCTGGGTATGAAGGGAACATACATAAAAGTTGTGAATCCTACTTTATTTGAAGAAATGGAAAAGTACATAGAAAGATAA